A stretch of Mesorhizobium sp. M2A.F.Ca.ET.046.03.2.1 DNA encodes these proteins:
- a CDS encoding peptidase domain-containing ABC transporter translates to MNDLYGELNRWLSDALATLAAAGHGPVEWLHRPSPPVQFLLCTVLVWLVLTWMTQTRSSTLRAAKPDNLRGTVEGSPVETALQCLVAIGRHYGIDLSPERIKHDFALRPDDDITRLLPKIARSSGMRSRKLKVGWKDLQRLGDAYPVIARLTNGNSVILLGFNENKVGVLDPLADCLDVLPLDQATFCRKWTGELLLLRRTFALADESRPFGFTWFLPEVVRNGAMFRDIAVAAVALQVLALALPIFIQITVDKVLVHQAYTTLVVLAIGVSAAVLFDAVFNYLRRILLVYASARIDVRTSIRTFARLLSLPIDFFERASAGVITKHMQQVEKIREFLTGRLFLTLLDATSLLVIVPLLFLYSGRLATMVLGFSAVTACVIGGLIPLYRRKLRVLYEAEGQRQAYLVETIHGMETVKGLATEPLRQRDWDALCAQAAESRFDVGRISTSAQAVIGLLEKLLTVAVVGFGALLVFDNQMTVGALIAFNMLSGRVTTPLSQIVGLVQGYQEAGLSVRMLGNIMNRSPERPPNVRGLRPPIAGTVEFEHVIFRYSDSAPPALNDVSLTIPAGSVFGIVGRSGSGKSTLTRLMRGTYPIQHGSVRIDGHEIRELDLPHLRSNVGVVMQQCFLFRGTVRENIGATRPDATLEEIVHAATMAGADEFIKLLPQGYDTLLEEGGTNLSGGQQQRLSIARALLRQPRILILDEATSALDPESEAIVQANLARIAEGRTVVMVSHRLSSLVAADAIVVLDRGRIVDHGKHGELLSRCMTYRQLWNQQNRHLAR, encoded by the coding sequence ATGAACGATCTCTATGGCGAACTGAATCGCTGGTTGTCCGATGCGCTCGCCACCCTCGCCGCCGCCGGGCACGGGCCGGTCGAGTGGCTCCACAGGCCGAGTCCCCCGGTTCAGTTCCTGCTGTGCACGGTGCTCGTATGGCTCGTCCTCACCTGGATGACCCAAACGCGCTCCTCCACCCTTCGCGCCGCCAAGCCTGATAATCTGCGCGGTACCGTGGAAGGGTCTCCGGTCGAAACAGCACTGCAGTGCCTTGTCGCCATCGGGCGGCACTACGGCATCGATCTTTCCCCCGAGCGCATCAAGCACGACTTTGCGCTGAGGCCCGATGACGACATCACCCGGCTGCTGCCGAAGATCGCCCGCAGCAGCGGCATGCGCAGCCGCAAATTGAAGGTCGGCTGGAAGGACCTGCAACGCCTCGGCGACGCCTATCCGGTGATCGCCCGGCTGACAAATGGCAACAGCGTCATCCTGCTCGGATTCAACGAGAACAAGGTTGGAGTCCTCGACCCCCTCGCTGACTGCCTCGACGTATTACCCCTCGACCAGGCGACGTTCTGCAGGAAGTGGACCGGCGAGCTCCTGCTGCTGCGCCGCACATTCGCGCTGGCGGATGAGAGCCGGCCGTTCGGCTTTACTTGGTTCCTCCCGGAAGTCGTCCGCAACGGCGCGATGTTCCGCGACATCGCGGTGGCCGCGGTCGCGCTGCAGGTGCTGGCGCTTGCCCTGCCGATCTTCATCCAGATCACCGTCGACAAGGTGCTCGTGCACCAGGCCTATACGACTCTCGTTGTGCTCGCCATCGGGGTCAGCGCCGCAGTCCTGTTCGACGCGGTTTTCAACTATCTCAGGCGCATCCTGCTGGTCTACGCCTCGGCACGGATCGATGTGCGCACCTCGATCCGCACCTTCGCGCGTCTGCTGTCGTTGCCGATCGATTTCTTCGAGCGCGCCTCGGCCGGCGTCATCACCAAGCACATGCAGCAGGTCGAGAAGATCCGGGAGTTTCTGACCGGCCGCCTCTTTCTGACGTTGCTCGACGCCACCTCGCTGCTGGTCATCGTGCCGCTGCTGTTCCTCTACAGCGGTCGTCTCGCCACAATGGTGCTCGGCTTTTCCGCCGTCACCGCCTGTGTGATCGGCGGGCTGATCCCGCTCTACCGCCGCAAGTTGCGCGTCCTCTACGAGGCCGAAGGGCAGCGTCAGGCCTATCTCGTCGAGACCATCCACGGCATGGAAACGGTCAAAGGGTTGGCGACCGAGCCCTTGCGCCAGCGCGACTGGGACGCGCTCTGCGCCCAGGCCGCCGAGTCGCGGTTCGACGTCGGGCGGATTTCTACCTCGGCGCAGGCGGTGATCGGGCTTCTCGAAAAGCTGCTGACGGTTGCGGTCGTCGGCTTCGGCGCCCTGCTGGTCTTCGACAACCAGATGACGGTGGGCGCGCTGATCGCGTTCAACATGCTGTCGGGCCGGGTCACCACGCCGCTCTCACAGATCGTCGGTCTGGTGCAAGGCTACCAGGAGGCCGGGCTCTCGGTGCGAATGCTCGGCAACATCATGAACCGCAGTCCGGAGCGGCCACCGAATGTGCGCGGCCTGCGCCCGCCGATCGCGGGCACTGTCGAGTTCGAGCATGTGATCTTCCGCTACAGCGACAGCGCTCCGCCGGCCCTGAACGACGTGTCGCTGACCATCCCGGCCGGTTCGGTTTTCGGCATCGTCGGGCGCAGCGGCTCGGGCAAGTCGACATTGACGCGGCTGATGCGCGGCACGTACCCGATCCAGCACGGCTCGGTGCGGATCGACGGTCATGAAATTCGCGAGCTCGACCTCCCGCATCTGCGCAGCAATGTCGGCGTCGTGATGCAGCAGTGCTTTTTGTTTCGCGGCACCGTGCGCGAGAACATCGGCGCGACCAGGCCAGATGCAACCCTGGAGGAGATCGTCCACGCCGCGACGATGGCGGGTGCCGACGAGTTCATCAAACTACTGCCGCAGGGCTACGACACCTTGCTCGAGGAGGGCGGCACCAACCTGTCGGGCGGCCAGCAGCAGCGCCTGTCGATCGCCCGTGCCTTGCTGCGCCAACCGCGCATCCTCATCCTGGACGAGGCGACCTCCGCGCTTGATCCCGAGAGCGAGGCGATCGTCCAGGCAAACCTTGCCCGCATTGCCGAGGGGCGAACCGTGGTCATGGTTTCGCACCGTCTGTCCTCGCTCGTCGCAGCGGATGCCATTGTCGTGCTCGATCGCGGCCGGATCGTCGATCACGGGAAACATGGCGAACTTCTGTCCCGTTGCATGACTTACCGACAGCTTTGGAACCAGCAGAACAGGCACCTTGCCCGATGA
- a CDS encoding HlyD family type I secretion periplasmic adaptor subunit: MSTLLPAVRDFQSDARKIDERRPPWVVGATLYVLVAVIMVAGIWASVAKVDQIVVAPGKLVTTASTIVVQPLEISTVRSIDAKVGDIVRKGDALATLDATFSEADADQLRGKVASLAAQIGRLESELDDRPYNPQNLDDEARLQSTIWIRRVEENKAKLASYDRQIRNVQAQMATKSADREALEVRLGVAKDLETMRDVLLKREVGSKVDYLSAKGQRLQVEQEMLLAGNNMAELEENVERLKAEEAAYLAEFRQKTAEELVQARRDHDAAARELDKALRRKAVTVLTAPADAIVLEVAQRSVGSVLKEAEPLYTLVPLGSPLEAEVSVQGLDVGHVEAGSEVRLKLEAWAFQKHGTLSGKVRTVSDDTFTQDPKNGGQQRPYYKARVELTATDLRDVPSSFRLIPGMAVTAEIKAGDRTILSYFLYPLLRGLDESIREP; encoded by the coding sequence ATGAGCACGCTCCTTCCAGCGGTGAGAGACTTTCAAAGCGATGCACGCAAGATTGACGAGCGGCGCCCGCCCTGGGTCGTGGGAGCCACGCTGTACGTACTTGTCGCGGTCATCATGGTCGCTGGCATTTGGGCTTCGGTAGCCAAGGTCGACCAGATCGTGGTCGCACCGGGCAAGCTGGTGACGACGGCCTCGACGATTGTGGTGCAGCCGCTCGAGATTTCGACCGTGCGCAGCATCGACGCCAAGGTGGGCGACATCGTGCGGAAAGGCGACGCATTGGCGACCCTCGACGCGACGTTCAGCGAAGCCGATGCCGATCAATTGCGGGGAAAGGTCGCGAGCCTCGCCGCGCAAATCGGGCGGCTCGAGTCCGAGCTCGACGACCGGCCATACAACCCCCAAAACCTGGATGACGAAGCGCGCCTGCAGTCGACGATATGGATCCGGAGGGTAGAGGAGAACAAGGCGAAGCTGGCTTCTTACGATCGGCAGATCCGCAATGTTCAAGCCCAGATGGCGACCAAGAGCGCCGATCGCGAGGCATTGGAGGTTCGCCTTGGCGTGGCGAAAGATCTTGAGACGATGCGGGACGTTCTGCTGAAGAGGGAGGTCGGCTCGAAGGTCGACTATCTGTCTGCCAAGGGTCAGCGGCTGCAGGTCGAGCAGGAAATGCTGCTTGCGGGCAATAACATGGCTGAGCTTGAGGAGAATGTGGAACGCTTGAAGGCCGAGGAAGCGGCTTACCTCGCAGAGTTCCGCCAGAAGACCGCCGAGGAACTAGTCCAAGCGCGCCGCGATCACGATGCCGCGGCCAGGGAACTCGACAAGGCGCTGCGGCGGAAGGCTGTCACGGTGTTAACCGCACCCGCCGACGCGATCGTGCTCGAAGTGGCGCAGCGCTCTGTTGGCTCGGTATTGAAAGAAGCAGAGCCGCTTTATACGCTCGTTCCTCTGGGTTCTCCATTGGAGGCAGAAGTCTCTGTCCAGGGGCTCGATGTCGGCCATGTCGAGGCCGGCAGTGAAGTTCGCCTGAAACTCGAGGCGTGGGCCTTCCAGAAGCACGGTACCCTGTCCGGTAAGGTTCGAACCGTCTCGGACGACACCTTCACACAGGATCCGAAGAATGGTGGGCAACAACGTCCTTATTACAAGGCACGGGTGGAATTGACCGCGACCGATCTGCGTGATGTGCCGAGCAGTTTCCGCTTGATTCCTGGCATGGCAGTGACCGCGGAGATCAAGGCCGGCGACCGCACGATCTTGTCATATTTCCTCTATCCGCTCCTGCGTGGTCTCGACGAAAGCATCCGCGAACCCTGA
- a CDS encoding class II aldolase/adducin family protein, which translates to MTSSTETAMRQELAAAYRLIAHFGMDDLIHTHISARLPEEPNHLLINRYGDLFGEVTADSLAVIDHQGRQMRGTQVPINTAGIVIHTAVHSARPDAICVMHTHTAAGVAVSCLEEGLLPLNQTALLFYGRVGYHAFEGIALDRDEQQRLVADLGDNRAMILRNHGLLTVGRSVGEAFSLMYNLEQACRIQLAVLGSGRPVHLPSSNVCERTAAQYEADPDGAAELEWLALRRLSGLVFDGR; encoded by the coding sequence ATGACTTCATCCACCGAGACGGCGATGCGCCAGGAACTTGCGGCGGCTTACAGGCTAATTGCCCATTTCGGCATGGACGACCTGATCCACACTCATATTTCGGCGCGATTGCCCGAAGAGCCGAACCACCTGCTGATCAACCGTTATGGCGACCTGTTCGGGGAAGTCACCGCGGACTCGCTTGCGGTGATCGACCATCAAGGACGCCAGATGCGGGGCACGCAGGTTCCGATCAACACGGCAGGCATCGTCATCCACACGGCGGTCCATTCGGCACGGCCCGACGCTATCTGCGTCATGCACACGCACACCGCCGCGGGCGTCGCGGTCAGCTGCCTTGAAGAAGGCCTGCTGCCGCTTAACCAGACCGCCCTGCTCTTCTACGGCCGTGTCGGATATCACGCTTTCGAGGGGATCGCTCTCGACCGGGACGAGCAGCAGCGCCTCGTCGCCGATCTCGGCGACAATCGCGCCATGATCCTGCGCAACCATGGCCTGCTGACGGTTGGCCGTTCCGTCGGCGAGGCGTTTTCCCTGATGTACAACCTCGAGCAGGCGTGCCGCATCCAGCTTGCCGTGCTTGGCAGCGGCCGGCCCGTGCATCTTCCGTCCAGCAACGTGTGCGAACGCACCGCCGCGCAATATGAGGCCGATCCGGACGGCGCCGCCGAACTGGAGTGGCTGGCATTGCGTCGGCTCTCGGGCCTCGTCTTCGACGGCCGTTGA
- a CDS encoding Crp/Fnr family transcriptional regulator — protein sequence MTFASRSFSKGDEHRSSFVGLNDDDAALMKTLGLASKRYPADAVIFSQGDSNDRIYIVESGWGCISHELPGGQRQILDFALTGDVVLPQSYGGGTVETFASLTELSLLVAPTKTLTLAAMKSPHLFSFIMDALVRNGAVIAQHLANVGRRTALERTAHLLLELTGRLRRVGAVDRNGFDCPLTQYDLADALGLTPIHVNRMLRELRERKFLEFRQGHVRLLDAAGLTKFVGFDGDYVKD from the coding sequence ATGACGTTTGCTTCACGTTCTTTTTCGAAAGGGGACGAGCACCGTTCGTCATTCGTTGGGCTTAACGATGACGACGCCGCGTTGATGAAGACGCTCGGGCTGGCTTCCAAGCGATATCCAGCCGACGCGGTAATCTTCAGCCAGGGCGACAGCAACGATCGTATATACATCGTTGAGTCAGGGTGGGGCTGCATTTCCCACGAGCTACCTGGGGGACAGCGGCAAATTTTAGATTTTGCCTTAACGGGTGATGTGGTTCTGCCTCAATCATATGGAGGCGGCACCGTCGAAACGTTCGCGAGCCTGACCGAACTGTCGTTGTTGGTGGCGCCTACCAAGACACTCACGCTGGCCGCTATGAAATCGCCTCATCTGTTCTCGTTCATCATGGACGCTCTGGTGCGCAACGGTGCTGTGATAGCTCAGCACCTCGCCAATGTAGGACGGCGTACCGCCTTGGAGCGAACGGCGCATTTGCTGCTTGAATTGACGGGGCGTCTGCGGCGTGTTGGCGCCGTTGACCGCAACGGCTTTGATTGCCCCCTCACGCAATACGATCTCGCTGACGCCCTTGGCCTTACCCCGATCCATGTAAATCGAATGTTGCGGGAACTCCGCGAGCGCAAGTTCCTCGAATTCCGCCAGGGTCATGTCCGCCTGCTCGATGCTGCGGGCCTGACAAAGTTTGTGGGATTTGATGGCGACTATGTGAAGGACTGA
- a CDS encoding NAD(P)-dependent oxidoreductase, with the protein MLADPLAYSEAFDTALRSACPGVEFRRWTDCAPDTDYDLLVTWAFPPDMAKLPASTRAVLCLGAGTDQLTSDPRLPDDMPVVRLRDPAQAQQILDYAMHAAFARQQDDFSVRRSQRARRWQRAVSEIRDRGALSVAVLGLGMIGGHVASGLAGAGFRVSGWSRTPRERVGVTAFHGEGGLVPAVTGADLLVNLLPSNQHTRGILDGRLFGLLAPGAYVVNLGRGDHLDETALRQALDSGHVAGAWLDVFLQEPLPADHWAWAHESVRITPHCGGLPTPEGTAAAIAEAIKALDDPRNPLVSGKPLLDSQNS; encoded by the coding sequence GTGCTTGCCGATCCTCTCGCTTATTCGGAGGCGTTCGATACCGCGTTGCGCTCGGCCTGTCCCGGCGTGGAATTCCGCCGCTGGACCGATTGCGCCCCGGACACCGACTACGACCTGCTGGTGACCTGGGCTTTTCCGCCGGACATGGCGAAGCTGCCTGCTTCGACGCGCGCTGTGCTCTGCCTGGGCGCCGGCACGGATCAATTGACCTCCGATCCGCGCCTGCCCGACGATATGCCTGTCGTGCGCCTGCGCGATCCCGCGCAAGCACAGCAAATTCTCGACTACGCCATGCACGCGGCATTCGCCCGCCAGCAGGACGATTTTTCCGTTCGCCGCAGCCAGCGCGCACGCAGGTGGCAGCGGGCTGTTTCCGAGATCCGCGACCGCGGCGCCTTGTCGGTCGCGGTGCTTGGCCTGGGCATGATCGGCGGCCATGTCGCGTCGGGCCTCGCGGGAGCGGGCTTCCGCGTCTCAGGCTGGTCGCGCACGCCCCGCGAACGTGTCGGCGTGACCGCCTTTCATGGCGAGGGCGGACTGGTTCCGGCCGTCACGGGGGCCGATCTCCTTGTCAACCTGCTGCCGTCCAACCAGCACACGCGCGGCATTCTCGACGGGCGGCTCTTCGGCCTGCTGGCGCCGGGTGCCTATGTGGTCAATCTGGGGCGTGGCGATCATCTCGACGAGACCGCGCTCAGGCAAGCGCTGGACAGCGGCCATGTCGCCGGCGCCTGGCTCGACGTTTTCCTCCAGGAGCCGCTGCCGGCCGATCATTGGGCCTGGGCGCATGAAAGCGTGCGCATCACACCCCATTGCGGCGGCCTGCCAACGCCCGAGGGGACCGCGGCCGCGATCGCGGAGGCGATCAAAGCGCTCGACGATCCACGAAATCCGCTGGTTTCCGGCAAACCGCTTCTTGACTCCCAAAACTCCTGA
- a CDS encoding DUF5801 repeats-in-toxin domain-containing protein: protein MALTINVFGSTKIDETASPQDSDIALVDVPSNVSTAFSNAGANLANAIQVAGGGGDDLSVTPDSGFTVNGLGFVDPTNGALNGDASGLFTLEGREIFLYADPNNDNVVLGREGTVGGVADPSGAIVFAIYVEETTTNSLITGGKFWIALFEPLKHPDTTNDFDFTVNLDNKLKVAATQQTTFSFDNAPSGANEFMMFGNNPAGVSTSGIVVTGRAPDPNTEDNDHTGDTVSSSQAGPHATVGVNGQHLGPGNGLSFTFVDNPAEDFTVAPQQDPHPPQGLDSTEADHESNIQFSGYTSGVTAASFTVAQVNPTGNTVTVKITAFNDPNGAAGETGTGFVEGFADDVTVNITEVKINGAVVAANLSGDTAVISGVKNGDVVSYTTTSAHTRVLIENVQPTKGPGSNITLDIGGFTILSSTGASEFAGTQLQFDDDGPSITAVASTASVRHDETAGVQSDTDVDGTAFAFGSTTIASLFTNVPSPGDDPDVAGTGAIGFARSTASLLTVTGSAGADGPAAQELSYALSVNNGTDSGVETTAGTKIFLYNGTGSAAGLILGRVGTENTGGDTADPAGTVAFALATNATTGEVFLAQYLSLKHPTGGASYDETITLASGAVQMSVTRTDGDGDTATDSGNDIGLLVKFDDDGPTITAVTSGTASVRHDETAGVQSDTDVDGTAFAFGSTTIASLFTNVPSPGDDPDVAGTGAIGFARSTASLLTVTGSAGADGPAAQELSYALSVNNGTDSGVETTAGTKIFLYNGTGSAAGLILGRVGTENTGGDTADPAGTVAFALATNATTGEVFLAQYLSLKHPTGGASYDETITLASGAVQMSVTRTDGDGDTATDSGNDIGLLVKFDDDGPTVTVNDIANGTYAAGGSSTWSDAPGADGFKSLNVTFNNYTIDSHSTVTVNSSLGTLTTTDVNGNYVFNGTITDDFTNDGIVNPQPVAFKLTFDAVDPGSGNYKIELTTPPGTITTVSSANGSLDAGGPDPVRTLTIGNRAIVFSAVNATTNPTSIKGFLDASESQIQTNATYLSPAQMNVSTSGIGLGNNNFDGNANAGVDGATTQGGAFDESFVIDPTAFLVSSMKIFIDNSVGGYDPSTEGIFYRTYTRNADNSITVGAITKVESADLHQEAGGQVSFVIPSIDQKNDLDAVQLFMGSGTVKVPVIEFNISNTFNPEALDMNFTATIADGDNDTKSDPFAIHVAIA, encoded by the coding sequence ATGGCACTGACCATCAATGTTTTCGGAAGCACGAAAATCGACGAAACGGCTAGCCCGCAGGATAGCGATATCGCGCTAGTCGACGTGCCGTCGAATGTCTCGACAGCGTTCAGCAACGCGGGAGCCAACCTCGCGAATGCGATTCAGGTCGCTGGCGGAGGGGGCGATGATCTGTCCGTCACGCCTGACTCTGGCTTTACCGTCAATGGCCTCGGCTTCGTCGATCCGACCAACGGTGCGCTCAACGGGGACGCCAGCGGGCTTTTCACCCTCGAGGGCAGAGAGATCTTCCTCTACGCCGACCCCAACAACGACAACGTCGTCCTCGGCCGGGAGGGCACCGTCGGAGGGGTGGCGGATCCGAGCGGCGCCATCGTATTTGCGATCTACGTCGAAGAGACCACGACCAATTCCCTAATCACTGGCGGCAAGTTCTGGATCGCACTCTTCGAGCCGCTGAAGCACCCGGACACTACCAACGATTTCGATTTCACTGTCAATCTCGACAATAAGCTCAAGGTCGCGGCAACCCAGCAAACGACCTTCTCCTTCGACAATGCGCCATCGGGCGCCAACGAGTTCATGATGTTCGGCAACAATCCCGCGGGCGTCAGCACCTCGGGCATCGTGGTGACCGGGCGTGCCCCCGACCCGAACACCGAGGACAATGACCATACTGGCGACACAGTCAGCAGCAGCCAGGCCGGACCCCACGCGACTGTTGGAGTGAACGGCCAGCATCTCGGGCCGGGCAATGGCCTAAGTTTCACTTTCGTCGACAATCCGGCCGAAGATTTCACGGTAGCCCCACAACAAGATCCGCACCCGCCCCAAGGTCTCGACTCAACGGAGGCCGACCACGAAAGCAACATCCAGTTTAGCGGCTATACCTCAGGCGTCACCGCGGCCTCGTTCACGGTCGCTCAGGTCAACCCGACCGGTAACACAGTCACAGTCAAGATTACCGCCTTCAATGATCCAAACGGCGCCGCGGGCGAAACAGGTACAGGTTTTGTCGAGGGATTTGCTGATGACGTCACGGTCAACATCACAGAGGTCAAGATCAATGGCGCTGTGGTCGCTGCAAATCTCAGCGGCGATACGGCGGTCATCTCGGGTGTCAAGAACGGGGATGTCGTCTCCTACACCACCACCAGCGCCCACACTCGGGTGCTGATCGAAAACGTTCAACCGACGAAGGGGCCGGGTTCGAACATCACCCTCGACATCGGCGGATTCACGATCTTGAGCAGCACGGGCGCGAGCGAGTTTGCCGGCACGCAACTCCAGTTCGACGATGACGGGCCGTCGATCACCGCGGTCGCGAGCACGGCATCGGTGCGCCACGACGAGACCGCCGGGGTGCAGTCCGACACCGACGTCGACGGCACGGCGTTCGCCTTCGGTTCGACGACGATCGCGTCGCTGTTCACCAACGTGCCGTCGCCTGGCGACGATCCGGATGTGGCAGGTACCGGCGCAATCGGCTTCGCCCGCAGCACCGCTTCGCTGCTGACCGTGACGGGCAGCGCCGGGGCCGATGGGCCGGCGGCGCAGGAACTCAGCTATGCGTTAAGCGTCAACAACGGCACCGACTCGGGGGTCGAGACAACCGCGGGCACTAAAATCTTCTTGTACAACGGCACTGGCAGCGCCGCAGGCCTGATTCTCGGCAGGGTCGGCACCGAGAACACGGGAGGTGACACCGCCGATCCCGCCGGTACGGTGGCTTTCGCGCTGGCGACGAACGCGACCACAGGCGAGGTCTTCCTCGCCCAGTATCTGTCGTTGAAGCATCCGACCGGCGGCGCCTCGTACGATGAGACAATCACGCTGGCGTCGGGCGCAGTGCAGATGAGCGTCACCCGTACCGACGGCGACGGCGACACCGCCACCGACTCCGGCAACGACATCGGCCTGCTCGTCAAGTTCGACGATGACGGGCCGACAATCACGGCCGTGACGAGCGGCACGGCATCGGTGCGCCACGACGAGACCGCCGGGGTGCAGTCCGACACCGACGTCGACGGCACGGCGTTCGCCTTCGGTTCGACGACGATCGCGTCGCTGTTCACCAACGTGCCGTCGCCTGGCGACGATCCGGATGTGGCAGGTACCGGCGCAATCGGCTTCGCCCGCAGCACCGCTTCGCTGCTGACCGTGACGGGCAGCGCCGGGGCCGATGGGCCGGCGGCGCAGGAACTCAGCTATGCGTTAAGCGTCAACAACGGCACCGACTCGGGGGTCGAGACAACCGCGGGCACTAAAATCTTCTTGTACAACGGCACTGGCAGCGCCGCAGGCCTGATTCTCGGCAGGGTCGGCACCGAGAACACGGGAGGTGACACCGCCGATCCCGCCGGCACGGTGGCTTTCGCGCTGGCGACGAACGCGACCACAGGCGAGGTCTTCCTCGCCCAGTATCTGTCGTTGAAGCATCCGACCGGCGGCGCCTCGTACGATGAGACAATCACGCTGGCGTCGGGCGCAGTGCAGATGAGCGTCACCCGTACCGACGGCGACGGCGACACCGCCACCGACTCCGGCAACGACATCGGCCTGCTCGTCAAGTTCGACGATGACGGGCCGACCGTCACGGTCAACGACATCGCGAACGGCACCTACGCCGCAGGCGGGAGCAGCACTTGGTCCGACGCTCCTGGCGCGGACGGGTTCAAGTCGCTGAACGTGACCTTCAACAACTACACAATCGACTCCCACTCCACTGTGACCGTCAACAGCTCGCTCGGGACGCTGACGACAACCGATGTGAACGGGAACTATGTCTTCAACGGGACGATCACCGACGACTTCACTAACGACGGCATCGTCAACCCTCAGCCGGTGGCGTTCAAGCTGACATTCGATGCGGTCGATCCGGGGTCCGGCAACTACAAGATCGAGCTGACAACCCCGCCCGGAACGATAACGACGGTTTCGTCCGCGAACGGAAGCCTCGATGCGGGCGGGCCGGATCCGGTGCGGACACTGACGATCGGAAACCGCGCGATCGTATTCTCCGCAGTTAATGCCACGACCAATCCGACCAGTATCAAGGGCTTCCTCGACGCGAGCGAGAGCCAAATCCAGACCAACGCCACGTATCTCAGCCCGGCGCAGATGAACGTCAGCACGTCGGGCATCGGGCTCGGCAACAACAACTTCGATGGCAACGCCAATGCCGGCGTCGACGGCGCGACGACACAGGGAGGTGCCTTCGATGAGAGCTTTGTGATTGACCCGACGGCTTTCCTGGTCAGCAGCATGAAGATCTTCATCGACAATTCGGTCGGCGGCTACGACCCCTCGACCGAGGGCATCTTCTACAGGACCTACACCCGCAACGCCGACAACTCGATCACCGTGGGCGCGATTACCAAGGTGGAGAGCGCGGATCTGCACCAAGAAGCCGGCGGGCAAGTGAGCTTCGTCATCCCCTCCATCGACCAAAAGAACGACTTGGACGCGGTCCAGCTCTTCATGGGTTCGGGCACCGTGAAGGTCCCGGTGATCGAGTTCAATATTTCCAACACGTTCAACCCGGAGGCGCTCGACATGAACTTCACGGCAACCATCGCCGATGGCGATAATGATACCAAGAGCGACCCGTTCGCGATCCACGTCGCGATTGCTTAA